Proteins encoded in a region of the Anopheles aquasalis chromosome 2, idAnoAquaMG_Q_19, whole genome shotgun sequence genome:
- the LOC126573089 gene encoding uncharacterized protein LOC126573089 isoform X2, translated as MAYRWTRPLPPPPPPPSSSSSSSSSTTTAASSPASPSVLGDKSSSIAPISSRPAHPPDRPAPIADGDRNGDGLEGGVVCGLIGKFECTQPPTTNLTHADVKVTVNSGRDSGNDAHRLITADGTRLSSPLAHTRSEEGGGSGSVVGGAPTATRCIRGAVRTEGDVCYECSDKMATMEDGGSASGSAAVACAAAAGTNLLMPSTECSRSTNGTGLKVPSLRRFTKRQRKTVVYSRLCLDGTTCMFDVRSPPSTVESVVLVEPEAARIGGQWRSAEQCAPGAAAAAVAAAGGWARGQAEVIRFPCVERLIELYANIIREKEAEMQRFMSSIVVREGDKSRLDKSVSSSTSSLPPSSLLTTVLSGDIRTTAPGPPVSVSSEPSSYTASSIIDLSQAITPPATGTDGSSGTVVAQHHRREDNPDSPASDEGWRSIQQSPSGSSSDEEADRPRIEEKQQQQQQQQQQQEEDGEKDNMKHREKVTRSASSDSALGLDEDLSQQEQQHMMANVGKARRLTLGVSDIPLRSALLPVPEPSMLPTTTTDSLASLSGTADHLPTVVRSKMILEAQLIELPVDTDQQQHQNQQQQLGCPPSTSASRRESAQSYISDTGEGVRYVRTPSVVVSDYSDDTMCGITLEEIEYFRRHRLRRGSADCESDISAASSCSNLNYCGSSISALDGCEYQCGLRTPERKVSDCSTCSTVSCDEDEGYSVVRAKLANLSPSLATSSTSSNKGSSVAVTEVSAETGPAGSQSQETDVRICSKQQKPWISL; from the coding sequence ATGGCCTACAGGTGGACAcgaccattaccaccaccaccaccaccaccatcatcatcatcatcatcttcatcatcaacaacaacagcagcatcatcaccagcgtcACCATCCGTGTTGGGGGacaaatcatcatcgattgcACCGATCAGCAGCCGCCCAGCGCATCCACCCGACCGCCCAGCGCCGATTGCCGACGGTGACAGGAACGGCGACGGTCTAgagggtggtgtggtgtgcggtttgaTAGGAAAGTTTGAATGCACCCAACCCCCAACCACCAATCTCACCCATGCTGACGTCAAAGTAACAGTCAACAGTGGGCGCGATAGTGGCAACGACGCTCACCGTCTTATCACCGCCGACGGAACCCGCCTTTCTAGTCCCCTCGCTCACACTCGTAgtgaggaaggtggtggcagtggcagtgttgttggtggtgcaccgaCCGCTACTCGGTGTATCCGAGGGGCAGTACGCACGGAAGGCGACGTATGTTACGAATGTTCCGATAAGATGGCCACAATGGAGGATGGTGGCAGTGCGagcggttctgctgctgttgcttgtgctgctgctgctggtaccaaCCTACTGATGCCATCCACCGAATGTTCCCGTAGTACTAACGGGACCGGTCTTAAGGTTCCGAGCTTACGCAGGTTTACCAAACGTCAACGGAAAACCGTTGTCTACAGTCGGCTTTGTTTGGACGGGACGACGTGCATGTTTGACGTGCGGAGTCCACCTTCCACGGTGGAATCGGTCGTTCTAGTCGAGCCAGAGGCCGCCCGGATCGGTGGTCAGTGGCGGTCGGCGGAACAGTGCGCCccgggggcagcagcagcagcagtagcagcagccggcggTTGGGCACGGGGACAGGCGGAAGTGATTCGATTTCCGTGCGTCGAGCGACTGATCGAGCTGTACGCAAATATCATCCGCGAGAAGGAGGCTGAAATGCAAAGATTTATGAGCAGTATTGTGGTGAGGGAGGGCGATAAAAGTCGATTAGATAAGAGTGTGTCGTCTTCGACTTCGTCCCTGCCACCTTCGTCGTTGTTGACGACGGTGCTCAGTGGCGACATACGCACGACCGCACCGGGGCCACCTGTGTCAGTATCGTCGGAACCGTCGTCTTACACGGCATCGTCTATCATCGACCTGTCGCAGGCCATCACTccaccagcaaccggaacTGACGGCAGTTCCGGAACCGTCGTCGCACAGCACCATCGTCGTGAGGACAACCCGGATAGTCCAGCCTCGGATGAAGGTTGGCGCAGTATCCAGCAGAGTCCTTCTGGTTCCAGCAGTGACGAAGAAGCCGATCGTCCGAGGAtagaggagaagcagcagcagcagcagcagcagcagcagcaacaggaagaagaCGGCGAAAAGGACAACATGAAGCACCGGGAGAAGGTGACCCGTTCGGCGAGCTCCGACTCGGCCCTCGGTCTCGATGAGGATCTcagccagcaggagcagcaacacatGATGGCCAACGTGGGAAAGGCACGCCGCCTGACGCTCGGTGTGTCCGATATTCCACTCCGATCGGCACTGCTGCCCGTACCGGAACCCTCGATGCTACCGACAACGACCACCGACAGTTTGGCCTCACTGAGCGGTACCGCCGACCACCTGCCAACGGTAGTGCGCAGCAAAATGATTCTCGAGGCGCAACTCATCGAACTGCCCGTCGATAcagatcaacagcagcaccagaaccaacagcagcaactcggtTGCCCACCCAGTACGTCCGCATCGCGCCGTGAATCGGCCCAAAGCTACATCAGCGACACGGGAGAGGGCGTCCGGTACGTTCGGACACCGTCGGTCGTTGTTTCGGACTACTCGGATGATACGATGTGTGGCATCACCCTGGAGGAGATCGAGTACTTCCGGCGGCACCGGTTGCGCCGTGGATCGGCCGACTGTGAGTCAGACATCAGTGCGGCCTCTTCGTGCAGTAATTTGAACTACTGTGGATCATCGATCAGCGCACTGGATGGTTGCGAGTATCAGTGTGGATTGCGGACGCCAGAGCGAAAGGTTTCGGACTGTTCGACCTGTTCCACCGTTAGCTGTGATGAGGACGAAGGTTACTCCGTTGTTCGGGCGAAACTCGCTAACCTCAGTCCATCGTTGGCGacgtcatcaacatcatcgaacAAGggatcgtcggtggcggtgacggagGTTTCCGCAGAGACCGGGCCCGCTGGTTCTCAATCGCAAGAGACGGACGTCCGGATttgcagcaaacagcaaaag